Proteins found in one Actinokineospora alba genomic segment:
- a CDS encoding phage tail protein, producing MSRSMLPLKAAQGLGLSGDVGMSHQFRVTIDSGTYDLGTWTKVAGLTVNFGSCQYRCGEDNEMMTFPGNAKYGNVKLARAACSDSQTVQKWLIETARKIVPLSGEIQMINSMFLTVASWELKECYPISWSITEFDAGNSRPALETLELAHTAFLPAELRAGF from the coding sequence ATGAGCAGAAGCATGTTGCCACTCAAGGCCGCTCAGGGGCTCGGCCTCTCCGGCGATGTCGGCATGAGCCACCAGTTCCGGGTGACCATCGATTCCGGTACCTACGACCTCGGCACGTGGACGAAGGTCGCCGGGCTGACGGTCAACTTCGGGTCGTGTCAGTACCGCTGCGGGGAGGACAACGAGATGATGACCTTTCCCGGCAATGCCAAGTACGGCAACGTGAAGCTCGCCAGGGCCGCGTGCTCGGACTCCCAGACCGTACAGAAATGGCTGATCGAGACGGCCAGGAAAATCGTCCCGCTCAGCGGTGAGATCCAGATGATCAACTCGATGTTCCTCACGGTGGCGAGCTGGGAACTCAAGGAGTGCTACCCGATCAGCTGGTCCATCACCGAGTTCGACGCAGGCAACTCCAGGCCGGCTCTGGAGACCCTGGAACTGGCCCACACCGCCTTCCTGCCCGCCGAACTGAGGGCGGGATTCTGA
- a CDS encoding phage tail assembly protein gives MSAASARQAPPQGGVVAELPTEYPFVLPRGYVDEDGAVHRDGVMRLATARDEIAPQSDSRVRENPAFLTVLLLANTVTRLGSVHSVDTYVIESLFASDLAFLQDLYRRINQAGHTEADVVCPSCGHAFGVDVAGEAPGES, from the coding sequence ATGTCTGCCGCCAGTGCGCGTCAGGCGCCGCCACAGGGCGGGGTGGTCGCGGAGCTGCCGACGGAGTATCCGTTCGTGCTGCCTCGCGGATACGTCGACGAGGACGGCGCCGTCCACCGCGACGGCGTGATGCGACTCGCCACCGCCCGCGACGAGATCGCACCGCAGTCCGATTCCCGGGTACGGGAGAACCCGGCCTTCCTCACCGTGCTGCTGCTGGCGAACACGGTGACCAGGTTGGGCTCCGTGCACTCGGTCGACACCTACGTCATCGAGAGCCTCTTCGCCTCCGATCTGGCGTTCCTGCAGGACCTCTACCGGCGGATCAACCAGGCGGGCCACACCGAGGCCGACGTCGTCTGCCCCAGTTGTGGGCACGCTTTCGGTGTCGATGTCGCGGGTGAGGCGCCGGGGGAATCCTGA
- a CDS encoding GPW/gp25 family protein, with protein MTTDFTGAGWTFPLDFTASRGVALANGTRKIEQSMRLILTTYPGERPMRANFGARLRDYVFRGATLDNAAALSEEVRRALDFWEPRVDIEGVDVYPDEDSASLLYIDIQYVVKATNDHRNLVFPFYTIPEHEED; from the coding sequence GTGACCACCGACTTCACCGGCGCGGGATGGACCTTTCCGCTCGATTTCACCGCGAGCCGCGGAGTCGCGCTGGCCAATGGAACCCGCAAGATCGAGCAGTCCATGCGGCTGATCCTCACCACCTACCCCGGCGAACGGCCCATGCGGGCGAACTTCGGCGCGCGCCTGCGCGACTATGTCTTTCGCGGGGCGACCCTGGACAACGCCGCCGCACTGTCGGAGGAAGTGCGACGCGCCTTGGACTTCTGGGAGCCGCGGGTCGACATCGAGGGCGTGGACGTGTATCCGGACGAGGACAGCGCGAGCCTGCTCTACATCGATATCCAGTATGTGGTGAAGGCGACGAACGACCACCGGAACTTGGTCTTCCCCTTCTACACCATCCCTGAGCACGAGGAGGACTGA
- a CDS encoding phage tail protein → MSHAPGATHSKPVQVASAGQFMIFVPIWSTGMGFAKLSGFNSTVESSEYSYNSFVGNFYSRQFGRVKSPSLTLERGLDKVGFAQLFAWHMLARQNSPTAKMVAAFTIMDAGGGIVLSCELVNAWCAKLELDPVQAGGGNIVSMRATIECDAVLLT, encoded by the coding sequence ATGTCCCACGCGCCCGGTGCGACGCACAGCAAACCCGTACAGGTGGCCAGTGCGGGGCAGTTCATGATCTTCGTGCCGATCTGGTCCACCGGGATGGGGTTCGCCAAACTCAGCGGATTCAATTCGACCGTGGAGAGCTCGGAGTATTCCTACAACAGTTTTGTCGGGAACTTCTACTCCAGACAGTTCGGCCGCGTCAAATCACCGTCGCTGACGCTGGAGCGCGGGCTCGACAAAGTCGGCTTCGCGCAGTTGTTCGCCTGGCACATGCTGGCTCGACAGAATTCGCCGACCGCGAAGATGGTCGCCGCTTTCACGATCATGGACGCCGGGGGCGGGATAGTGCTCTCCTGCGAACTCGTGAACGCCTGGTGCGCGAAACTCGAACTCGACCCAGTGCAGGCGGGCGGCGGAAATATCGTTTCCATGCGGGCGACGATCGAATGTGATGCGGTACTGCTCACGTGA
- a CDS encoding phage tail protein, whose amino-acid sequence MADAKTQGRVVSAARFRLEVPMWGTIALSEISNINSKVGSTEYIYNDDKGKTIHSRQFGKTEPPTVTVKRGLDLEGNDVLLRWHAAARDGLSEALAPSASLVISDASGSADSEIIYLLEDAWCSELMISPMKAGDGQVTYLEAKITCSKILSPTVQMKSA is encoded by the coding sequence ATGGCCGACGCGAAAACTCAGGGCCGGGTCGTCAGCGCCGCGAGGTTCCGCCTGGAGGTTCCCATGTGGGGAACCATCGCCCTCAGCGAAATCAGCAACATCAACTCGAAAGTCGGCTCGACGGAGTACATCTACAACGATGACAAGGGCAAGACCATCCACTCGCGACAGTTCGGCAAAACCGAGCCGCCGACCGTGACCGTGAAGCGTGGTCTGGACCTCGAAGGCAACGACGTGCTGCTGAGGTGGCACGCGGCCGCCAGGGATGGGCTGAGTGAGGCCCTCGCGCCCTCCGCCAGCCTGGTCATCTCCGACGCGTCCGGCAGCGCGGATTCGGAGATCATCTATCTCCTCGAGGACGCCTGGTGCTCGGAGTTGATGATCAGCCCGATGAAGGCGGGTGACGGCCAGGTGACCTATCTCGAGGCCAAGATCACCTGCAGCAAGATCCTGTCCCCCACCGTGCAGATGAAGTCCGCGTGA
- a CDS encoding phage tail protein — protein MPQLPTLPKSPLAKSKSGTPIARRHSLGLSMRFKVTVYAGNGLQMALGRWSGCSGLGLTLKIDEYAPGGDYDGVQRFPDRVTYGQVTLERAMESESSDALHKWLQHVIKNWVNADDAGAAANPGSTVTIEMLSASDWKPIYKWTLQDAIPVAWSGPTLSAKGGDVAIEKLVLSHNGVTGSKSGGASPATSPAAKGTTGKDGKLKVMLLSSTQVDATVTGPPMEFAYNPQKVSLSKTVQIRTPGLVTTESREQQAIDPGTLSITLSDLRVEGVSSVQATVAKLFTWLGAESSATAKGGSGTTAAGTGADEPKQEIKHLRIVMGAGGGRRSPINFRAVLKSVTVNYTRFTRTGLPNRANVQLTLQEVEPAKKGTNPTSGTRESGRAHTVTAGDSLPSIAKETYGTPAAWRRIAEENGIDDPLRVRNGKPLLLPGVG, from the coding sequence ATGCCCCAGCTACCCACCCTCCCGAAGTCGCCGCTCGCCAAGTCGAAGTCGGGGACCCCGATTGCCAGGCGCCACTCCCTGGGCCTCAGCATGCGGTTCAAGGTCACCGTGTACGCGGGCAACGGTTTGCAGATGGCGCTGGGCAGGTGGTCCGGCTGCTCCGGTCTCGGTCTCACCCTGAAGATCGACGAGTACGCCCCCGGCGGCGACTACGACGGCGTCCAGCGGTTCCCGGACCGCGTGACCTACGGCCAGGTCACCCTGGAGCGCGCGATGGAGTCGGAGAGTTCCGATGCGCTGCACAAGTGGCTGCAGCACGTGATCAAAAACTGGGTGAACGCCGACGACGCGGGCGCCGCGGCCAATCCGGGCAGCACCGTCACCATCGAGATGCTCAGCGCGAGCGACTGGAAGCCGATCTACAAGTGGACGCTGCAGGACGCCATCCCGGTGGCGTGGTCCGGACCGACGCTCTCGGCCAAGGGCGGCGACGTGGCGATCGAGAAACTTGTCCTCTCGCACAACGGTGTGACCGGAAGCAAGTCCGGCGGCGCCTCGCCCGCGACCAGCCCGGCGGCCAAGGGGACGACCGGCAAGGACGGCAAGCTGAAGGTCATGCTGCTGTCGTCGACCCAGGTTGACGCGACGGTGACCGGCCCCCCGATGGAATTCGCGTACAACCCGCAGAAGGTATCGCTCAGCAAGACGGTCCAGATCAGGACGCCCGGACTTGTCACGACGGAGTCCCGTGAGCAGCAGGCCATCGATCCGGGAACGCTGTCCATCACGCTCTCCGACCTCCGCGTCGAGGGCGTATCGAGTGTGCAAGCCACGGTGGCCAAGTTGTTCACCTGGCTCGGCGCGGAATCCAGCGCGACGGCCAAGGGCGGGAGCGGCACGACAGCCGCGGGCACGGGCGCCGACGAACCGAAACAGGAGATCAAACACCTCCGGATCGTGATGGGCGCGGGCGGTGGCCGACGATCGCCCATCAACTTCCGGGCCGTACTGAAGTCCGTCACCGTCAACTACACCAGGTTCACCCGCACCGGTCTGCCCAACCGCGCGAATGTCCAACTCACGCTGCAAGAGGTGGAACCAGCCAAGAAGGGAACCAACCCGACATCGGGTACTCGGGAAAGCGGGCGGGCACATACCGTCACCGCGGGGGATTCGCTCCCGAGCATCGCCAAGGAGACCTACGGGACCCCGGCGGCGTGGCGACGGATCGCCGAGGAGAACGGGATCGACGATCCGCTTCGGGTGCGCAACGGCAAGCCATTGCTCTTGCCAGGAGTGGGCTGA
- a CDS encoding DUF6760 family protein, which yields MLTYTADRLWEEVVYVAYYLHWSFPDILGLEHPARTRVIEEIGKIHAQSPAPPGTHEW from the coding sequence ATCCTGACGTACACGGCCGACCGACTCTGGGAGGAGGTCGTGTACGTCGCGTACTACCTGCACTGGTCCTTCCCGGACATCTTGGGGCTGGAGCATCCGGCCCGGACCAGGGTGATCGAGGAGATAGGAAAGATCCACGCGCAGTCCCCGGCACCGCCGGGCACCCACGAATGGTGA
- a CDS encoding phage tail sheath family protein has protein sequence MPTYLSPGVYMEEVPSGSKPIEGVGTAVAAFVGFAENGPVNEPVLVTNWEQFVTTFGGPIEDGYLAHSVYGYFLNGGGAAYVVRIGGNGSSAAGSGKSAHSAVDAPVARAELPVSGPGKPIVVRALEAGSAGNAVRVEVQEASEPGPDVFRLVVRKDDQEEVYDNVTTKRGQSNVLTAVKQSKLIALEEVRGDETKAGTLVAPEKGAMIALSGGADSAPLRISPEDYVGDAADRTGFSGLEAIDDVTMVCVPDLMAAYQSKLIDDEGVKAVQLAMIAHCELMADRVAILDPPPELRPQQMKVWRNDIAGYDSKFATTYWPWVKVMDPRSGKPMFVPPSGHIAGVWARNDSTRGVHKAPANEVVRGVIDLQSGLTRGEHDQLNPIGVNCIRTFPGQGIRVWGARTLSSDPEWRYLNVRRLFNYVEKSILSSTNWVVFEPNDRFLWDSVRRTIEAFLRRVWRSGALFGETPAQAFFVKCDADNNPEENRDAGILTVDIGIAPVKPAEFVVFRLAQFSEGSELSE, from the coding sequence ATGCCGACATACCTGTCACCCGGCGTCTACATGGAGGAAGTCCCGTCGGGTTCCAAGCCGATCGAAGGCGTGGGCACGGCCGTGGCGGCCTTCGTGGGATTCGCCGAGAACGGGCCGGTCAACGAACCGGTCCTGGTGACGAACTGGGAACAGTTCGTCACGACCTTCGGTGGGCCCATCGAAGATGGGTACCTCGCGCATTCCGTGTACGGGTACTTCCTCAACGGCGGCGGCGCCGCCTACGTCGTGCGGATCGGTGGTAACGGCTCCTCGGCCGCCGGGTCGGGGAAAAGCGCGCACAGCGCGGTCGACGCTCCGGTGGCTCGTGCGGAGCTTCCCGTGTCAGGCCCCGGAAAGCCGATCGTGGTGCGCGCGCTCGAGGCGGGTTCGGCGGGCAACGCCGTGCGCGTCGAGGTGCAGGAGGCATCCGAGCCCGGACCCGACGTCTTCCGGCTCGTCGTGCGCAAGGACGACCAGGAAGAGGTCTACGACAACGTCACGACCAAGCGCGGACAGTCCAATGTGCTCACCGCGGTCAAGCAGTCCAAGCTGATCGCGCTCGAGGAGGTCCGAGGGGACGAGACCAAGGCGGGCACGCTCGTCGCGCCGGAGAAGGGCGCCATGATCGCTCTCAGCGGGGGCGCCGATTCCGCGCCGCTGCGGATCTCACCGGAGGACTACGTCGGCGACGCGGCTGACCGCACCGGATTCTCCGGCCTCGAGGCGATCGACGACGTGACCATGGTGTGCGTGCCCGACCTGATGGCCGCGTACCAGTCGAAGCTGATCGACGATGAGGGCGTCAAGGCTGTGCAGTTGGCGATGATCGCGCACTGCGAGCTGATGGCGGACCGGGTGGCGATCCTGGACCCGCCGCCGGAGCTGCGCCCACAGCAGATGAAGGTGTGGCGCAACGACATCGCGGGCTACGACTCGAAGTTCGCGACGACGTACTGGCCGTGGGTCAAGGTCATGGACCCGCGCAGCGGCAAGCCGATGTTCGTGCCACCGAGTGGCCACATCGCGGGCGTGTGGGCGCGCAACGACAGCACCCGTGGGGTCCACAAAGCACCGGCGAACGAAGTGGTCCGGGGAGTGATCGACCTGCAGTCCGGACTCACCCGGGGCGAGCACGACCAGCTCAACCCGATCGGGGTCAACTGTATCCGGACTTTCCCGGGACAAGGCATTCGTGTGTGGGGCGCGCGCACGTTGTCCAGCGACCCGGAGTGGCGCTACCTCAACGTGCGGCGGCTGTTCAACTACGTCGAGAAGTCGATCCTGAGCAGCACGAACTGGGTGGTCTTCGAGCCGAACGACCGATTCCTCTGGGACTCGGTACGACGGACCATCGAGGCGTTCCTGCGGCGGGTGTGGCGGAGCGGGGCATTGTTCGGCGAGACACCCGCCCAGGCGTTCTTCGTGAAATGCGACGCGGACAACAATCCCGAGGAGAACAGGGACGCGGGCATCCTCACGGTGGACATCGGAATCGCGCCGGTCAAGCCTGCCGAGTTCGTGGTCTTCCGACTCGCCCAGTTCTCCGAAGGTTCCGAACTCTCCGAGTGA
- a CDS encoding eCIS core domain-containing protein, producing MVEHPPHPAPELIHAVDEYLGEPQVPAIPHRSTAKYDRMVDSLRAQAESGMAAFNLSMFDGFAQSDAGLSSVAPPPPDNLDTPATPAPDRTIRRHTLAQSRRMGLSAKRAEDSAKPDAPRGEADEPTTTEGEAEPAEEVEAAAPVATPRPPRTDPQSAPIPAPGPARSRSGGPAAVVDPPPAPKLGLGAPLTHAPRTAERRQARDPRSVAPPGAVGVAPTPPATVPSPPAARTNEFPRVPAPSPTTTVTPGAPPSAVPPVSAHLPDPSPEVLPLPNALPSTTAVPLIPPAASSPVTAGLAQAPDPAAKAVPLIPFVASSPVTARSSPPVDTTPTLSRPTTPVYRAALDVLPPRVEETTPPPGGEGATVTVSVPGEVAGAFRTHFGVDVSTVAIHRGPAVSKMATSLAAKAFAHGGDVYLPDELGDVSSHDARSLLAHELVHATQQRMLGGGLPTEDSAEGRQLEEAAVATEQWFRGARAEPPTLIHRPAPAAVTADELAAYVRGMGNELAALPSSAEGTFVQRAQSETQTHVVDELRRIIESGETDGGSHFSPAGIPAMTEPPGPRIEQMSLPQGDSGWSSPIWVEPSRDHEAVAVMAPVLAEMAAATKRIDQLEGSLAQLNTHVAESEVDLHSPRSMDALADKLYRHVRSRLRHELIIDRERSGRLTDFR from the coding sequence GTGGTCGAACATCCGCCACACCCGGCCCCGGAGTTGATTCACGCGGTCGACGAGTACTTGGGCGAACCCCAGGTACCGGCCATTCCGCACCGAAGCACGGCGAAGTACGACCGGATGGTCGACTCCCTGCGGGCCCAGGCCGAGTCCGGGATGGCCGCGTTCAATCTGAGCATGTTCGACGGATTCGCCCAGAGCGACGCCGGTCTCTCGTCGGTCGCGCCCCCGCCGCCGGACAACCTCGACACGCCCGCGACGCCGGCGCCCGACCGGACGATTCGCCGGCACACACTCGCGCAGAGCCGCAGGATGGGCTTGTCCGCCAAGCGCGCCGAGGACAGCGCAAAGCCTGACGCACCACGGGGCGAGGCGGATGAGCCCACCACGACGGAGGGCGAGGCGGAACCAGCAGAAGAAGTCGAGGCCGCGGCTCCGGTAGCTACTCCCAGGCCGCCCAGGACTGATCCGCAGTCCGCGCCGATCCCCGCTCCGGGACCGGCGCGGTCGCGAAGTGGCGGTCCAGCCGCCGTCGTGGATCCGCCTCCCGCACCCAAGCTCGGACTCGGGGCACCGCTCACCCACGCACCGCGCACCGCCGAACGCCGGCAGGCGCGCGACCCGCGGTCCGTCGCACCGCCTGGTGCGGTCGGGGTGGCGCCAACGCCACCCGCGACCGTCCCATCGCCACCCGCGGCCCGCACCAACGAGTTCCCGCGCGTGCCTGCCCCGTCGCCGACCACCACCGTCACGCCTGGCGCGCCACCCTCGGCGGTGCCACCAGTGTCGGCGCACCTGCCGGACCCGTCACCCGAGGTGCTTCCGTTGCCCAACGCGCTTCCGTCGACGACGGCGGTTCCGTTGATCCCGCCTGCCGCGTCCTCCCCCGTCACCGCGGGCCTGGCGCAGGCGCCGGACCCGGCGGCCAAGGCGGTTCCGTTGATCCCGTTCGTTGCCTCCTCGCCGGTCACGGCCCGCAGCTCGCCACCGGTCGACACGACACCGACGCTGTCGCGGCCGACCACGCCCGTCTACCGCGCGGCGCTGGACGTGTTGCCCCCGCGTGTCGAGGAGACCACCCCACCGCCGGGCGGCGAAGGCGCCACGGTCACCGTCTCGGTGCCGGGTGAGGTGGCAGGGGCTTTCCGCACCCATTTCGGCGTGGACGTGAGCACCGTGGCCATCCACCGTGGTCCGGCGGTGTCGAAGATGGCGACCTCGTTGGCCGCCAAGGCTTTCGCCCACGGCGGTGACGTGTACTTGCCCGACGAACTGGGCGACGTGTCGAGCCACGACGCCCGGTCGCTGCTCGCGCACGAACTGGTTCACGCCACACAGCAACGGATGCTGGGCGGCGGACTGCCTACAGAGGACAGTGCCGAAGGCAGGCAGCTGGAGGAGGCGGCGGTGGCGACCGAACAATGGTTCCGGGGCGCGCGGGCCGAGCCACCCACGCTGATCCACCGGCCCGCTCCCGCCGCGGTGACGGCCGACGAACTCGCCGCCTACGTGCGGGGTATGGGGAACGAACTCGCCGCGCTCCCGTCGTCGGCTGAGGGAACCTTTGTGCAGCGGGCACAGTCGGAGACACAAACCCACGTCGTCGACGAGCTGCGGCGGATCATCGAATCCGGCGAAACAGACGGCGGCTCGCACTTCTCCCCCGCCGGGATACCTGCGATGACGGAACCACCGGGCCCGCGGATTGAGCAGATGTCCTTGCCACAGGGCGACTCCGGGTGGAGTTCCCCGATATGGGTGGAGCCATCGCGTGATCACGAGGCCGTCGCGGTCATGGCCCCGGTGCTCGCCGAGATGGCGGCGGCGACCAAGCGGATCGACCAGCTCGAGGGTTCGCTCGCCCAGCTCAACACCCACGTCGCGGAGTCCGAGGTCGACCTGCACAGTCCACGTTCGATGGATGCCCTCGCGGACAAGCTCTACCGGCACGTTCGAAGCAGGCTGCGCCACGAGCTGATCATCGACCGGGAACGCAGCGGTCGACTGACGGATTTCCGATAG
- a CDS encoding VgrG-related protein, whose protein sequence is MGAQPGQESLKASLIRVVPTILIGSVALSKEACGKLDRVVVDSHLHLPDMFEVTFAAGPSEITALTRVTIGDPVTIRGAAPAGRTAAELIVGEVTSIEAMFTDSMQTVIRGYSADHRLQRARRTRTFLNSKVSDIARRIAVEAGLTIGEIQQTRTAHDHIGQVNQTDWEFLSGQAGPLGYEIGVTEGKFFFRKAASPAGTAAPPITLTYPDNLRSFLPRVTAGNLAAEAEVRVWDPLSATVKVGTTPVQTSSARLNGSTPAQLARLFDKGPAAQPAGKGAQPGMGPEPSTKAFVVSDRPMATGAAIGVAAQEIASGVAEHLGGTFAEAEGEAIGDPRLLAGTAVTVAGVSRIFAGSWVLTKAQHVFDVAGYHTRFEVSGSQQRSLLGLTSAAARPQPTVSGLVCGVVTNVMDPLRKCRVKVCLPWLSPSYESDWAPVMQFAAGERGGAMFVPDVGDEVLVGFEFGDPQRAYVLGVMVNNRSKYRPGGEPVKATGQTAAVVWRGFAGASGTMLAFHDEVQPPASEVILGTQDGTMTLTIDKQKKTVRLNSSQPSGSVTVECGPSGTINIKAGAGGTVNIDGGARLNLTAQTGIKIESQGIVEIKGAQVKLN, encoded by the coding sequence ATGGGCGCGCAGCCGGGCCAGGAATCTCTCAAGGCGAGTCTCATCAGAGTCGTCCCGACGATCCTGATCGGGTCCGTCGCGCTGTCGAAGGAGGCATGCGGCAAGCTGGATCGGGTTGTCGTGGACAGCCACCTGCACCTTCCCGACATGTTCGAGGTCACGTTCGCCGCTGGTCCGAGCGAGATCACCGCACTGACCCGTGTCACGATCGGCGATCCGGTCACCATCCGTGGCGCCGCGCCTGCGGGCAGGACAGCCGCCGAGCTCATCGTCGGCGAGGTGACCTCGATCGAGGCGATGTTCACCGACTCCATGCAGACCGTGATCCGGGGATATTCCGCCGATCATCGCCTGCAACGCGCGCGCCGGACCCGCACGTTCCTCAACAGCAAGGTGTCCGACATCGCCCGAAGGATCGCCGTCGAGGCCGGGTTGACGATCGGGGAGATTCAGCAGACCCGGACCGCGCACGACCACATCGGTCAGGTCAACCAGACGGACTGGGAGTTCCTGAGCGGACAGGCGGGCCCGCTCGGCTACGAAATCGGGGTGACTGAAGGAAAATTCTTCTTCCGCAAGGCCGCGAGCCCGGCCGGCACCGCCGCGCCGCCGATCACGCTGACCTATCCCGACAACCTGAGGTCATTCCTCCCCCGTGTTACGGCGGGCAACCTGGCCGCGGAGGCCGAGGTCCGGGTCTGGGATCCGCTTTCCGCGACAGTGAAGGTCGGCACGACACCGGTCCAGACATCTTCGGCGCGGCTGAACGGTTCGACCCCCGCTCAACTCGCCCGACTGTTCGACAAAGGGCCGGCGGCCCAGCCTGCCGGAAAGGGCGCCCAGCCAGGCATGGGGCCGGAACCGAGCACCAAGGCCTTCGTCGTGTCGGATCGGCCGATGGCGACCGGTGCGGCGATCGGAGTCGCCGCGCAGGAGATCGCGAGCGGTGTGGCCGAACACCTCGGCGGCACCTTCGCTGAGGCCGAGGGGGAAGCCATCGGCGACCCGCGGCTGCTCGCGGGCACGGCGGTGACCGTCGCCGGGGTCTCCCGGATCTTCGCGGGCAGCTGGGTTCTCACCAAGGCACAGCACGTCTTCGACGTGGCCGGGTACCACACCCGCTTCGAAGTCAGCGGAAGTCAGCAGCGATCGCTGCTCGGCCTCACCTCGGCAGCGGCCCGGCCGCAGCCGACGGTGTCCGGTCTGGTGTGCGGTGTGGTCACCAACGTCATGGACCCGTTGCGCAAGTGCCGGGTCAAGGTGTGTCTGCCCTGGCTGTCGCCGAGTTATGAATCGGACTGGGCACCCGTCATGCAGTTCGCCGCGGGTGAGCGCGGCGGCGCGATGTTCGTCCCGGACGTCGGGGACGAGGTGTTGGTCGGCTTCGAGTTCGGCGACCCGCAACGTGCGTACGTGCTCGGAGTGATGGTCAACAATCGCAGCAAGTACCGGCCTGGCGGCGAGCCGGTCAAGGCCACAGGTCAGACCGCGGCTGTCGTCTGGCGCGGCTTCGCGGGAGCGTCGGGCACCATGCTCGCCTTCCACGACGAGGTCCAACCGCCTGCTTCGGAGGTGATCCTCGGTACGCAGGACGGCACCATGACGCTGACCATCGACAAGCAGAAGAAGACCGTCCGGCTCAACAGTTCCCAGCCGTCGGGCTCGGTCACCGTCGAGTGTGGACCGTCGGGAACCATCAACATCAAGGCGGGCGCGGGCGGCACCGTGAACATCGATGGCGGTGCCCGACTGAATCTCACCGCGCAGACAGGCATCAAGATCGAAAGCCAGGGCATCGTGGAAATCAAGGGCGCGCAAGTCAAGCTGAACTAG
- a CDS encoding Pvc16 family protein encodes MFHHLDSALRSLLLTAMPGDTAISFDTPTRSWAGQKRTAPTLNVFLHQVRDDAKTRLGGWVDRRDETGRVVAREQAPREYRTCYLLTAWAADVGREHSLLGAAVAVLAAHETIQAPHLPEPLVATGFPVTVSVADPALPCAGTDIWSALDIPPRCGLDLVVTTSIVPSVATDLTPPVRRIELGVADTMPGTPGSGRAARTRG; translated from the coding sequence GTGTTCCACCACCTCGATTCGGCGCTGCGCTCGCTGTTGCTCACGGCGATGCCCGGGGACACCGCGATCAGTTTCGACACGCCCACGCGATCCTGGGCAGGCCAAAAGCGCACGGCGCCGACGCTCAACGTGTTTCTGCACCAGGTGCGCGACGACGCGAAAACCCGGCTTGGCGGCTGGGTCGACCGGCGCGACGAGACCGGCCGGGTGGTCGCTCGCGAGCAAGCGCCCCGCGAGTATCGAACCTGCTATCTGCTCACCGCCTGGGCCGCGGACGTCGGCCGGGAACACAGCTTGCTGGGCGCCGCGGTGGCGGTTCTGGCTGCCCACGAGACGATCCAGGCACCCCATCTGCCCGAACCGCTCGTGGCGACCGGATTCCCGGTCACGGTGTCGGTGGCGGACCCGGCGCTGCCGTGCGCCGGAACGGACATCTGGTCCGCATTGGACATTCCACCGCGCTGCGGGCTGGACCTGGTCGTCACCACCTCGATCGTGCCGTCGGTGGCGACCGACCTCACGCCGCCCGTTCGCCGGATCGAGCTCGGCGTCGCCGACACGATGCCCGGTACCCCGGGTTCCGGCCGAGCGGCCCGGACTAGGGGATGA